A stretch of DNA from Sphingomonas sp. SORGH_AS_0879:
TTCAGCACATCGCCCAGGAAAGCGACCCCGCCCGCCAGTTGCTTCGTATCCCACCCGATACTCAGATCGGCATGGTCGAGATCGGCGGTCTTGTTGATCCACCCGTTCAGCGTCTCGGCGCGTTCGGCGCGGGAGCGCTGATCCGGGGTGGTGCCATTTCCGGCCAGCAGGTCGAGCGCGACCGGTGCGATCACCCGCGAGGGACCGGCAAGACCCGCATCGTCGAAGCGGAGCAGCGCGCTGTCGGTCATCGCGCCGGGCCGGGGGACCAGCACCACCTTCAACCCGTTCGACAGGCGTGCGCGCTCCACCGCCGGGAACATGATCGGTGCCATTTCGCCCATCGGCGGCGGCCCCTGGGTCAGGTCATAGCCCACCGACGTCGCCTGTGCCATCGGCTTGGGGCGGACGATCAACCGGTAGCCGGGGCGACCATAGACCGCGTCGACCTCACGTCGGACGCTCTCCGGTGTCGCCGTTCGCAGTTCGCGCAAGTAAGTCGCGGCATAGTCGGTATCGTCCGTCTGGTTCACCGCCCGAGCCTGCAGGAACGCCTTGCCCGACGTGCTGTCCTGCAACCCGAACATATATTGCGTGCGTGCCGCCCGTGCGCGTTCCAGCTCATCGGGGGTGGGGCCTTCGGCGACGTAACGGGCGATGACGGCGTCGATCTCCGCCTCGGCGCGGGAAATCTGGTCGGCCGGGATGCCGTCGACGACGAAGCCCATCCGGCTCGATAGCTGCCCTTCGTTGAAGGTGACGAAGGCGGAACGGGCGATGCCCAGTTCCTCGATCAAACGCCGGTTGAGCCGCGACCGCGCGCCCGCCGCCATGATCTGTGCGGTCAGGTCTAGCGCGGCGATCGACGGCGAACCCTGTGGCGGCGCGATATAGGTGGCATAGATGCGACCCTGTGGCACGGACCGGAAGATTTCACGCCGGACCGGCCCGGTCATCGGCGACGTCCGCGTCAGCAGCCGGTCGAGCGGCTGTCGCGGCGCCAGGCCACCGAAATATTTCTCGACCAGCCGCCTGGCCTCGTCCCCCGTGACATCGCCCGCCAGGATCAGTGTCGCGTTCGACGGGCCATAATGGGCGTCGAACCACTGACGGGCGATATCCACCGTCACAGCCTCCAGATCGGCATCCTCGCCGATCACGCTGTGGTGATAGGGATGATCCGCCGGATACATGTCCGCCAGGGCGATCGCGTCGTCGGTGCCGTCGGGGCGACTGCCGCGCTGGCGCTTCTCGTTCAGCACGACCCCGACCTCGCGCTTCACTCGCTCAGGCGTCAGCGCTTCGCCGACATAGCCCATGCGGTCGGCTTCGAGGAACAGCACCCGCTCCAGCGCCGCGCGCGGAAACGTCTCGAACAGGGTCGTGGCGTCCTGATTGGTGCTGGCATTGACGTTGGTCGCACCCAGATCCCGCAGCGAGATGAAGGCGTTCTGATTCCAATGCGCGCTGCCATCGAGCATGAGATGCTCATACAGGTGAGCGTAGCCATATTGCCCCATCTTTTCGTCCTTTGACCCGACATCATACACCACGGTTGCGGTAATGAGCGGCACGCGCTTGCTGGTCTGGACGACGACCTTCAGCCCGTTGGGCAGGGTAAAGCGCGTGACGGGGTCACTGATGACGGGCGGCATGACCGCCGGCTTTGGGCGCTGTATCGGCACCGGTCGGGCCAGAGGAGGCAGATTCTTTCGGACGGGACCATCTACCGTGCCCGTTGAAGACATCGCTATCATCGACAGCGCAACAAAT
This window harbors:
- a CDS encoding pitrilysin family protein; the protein is MPPVISDPVTRFTLPNGLKVVVQTSKRVPLITATVVYDVGSKDEKMGQYGYAHLYEHLMLDGSAHWNQNAFISLRDLGATNVNASTNQDATTLFETFPRAALERVLFLEADRMGYVGEALTPERVKREVGVVLNEKRQRGSRPDGTDDAIALADMYPADHPYHHSVIGEDADLEAVTVDIARQWFDAHYGPSNATLILAGDVTGDEARRLVEKYFGGLAPRQPLDRLLTRTSPMTGPVRREIFRSVPQGRIYATYIAPPQGSPSIAALDLTAQIMAAGARSRLNRRLIEELGIARSAFVTFNEGQLSSRMGFVVDGIPADQISRAEAEIDAVIARYVAEGPTPDELERARAARTQYMFGLQDSTSGKAFLQARAVNQTDDTDYAATYLRELRTATPESVRREVDAVYGRPGYRLIVRPKPMAQATSVGYDLTQGPPPMGEMAPIMFPAVERARLSNGLKVVLVPRPGAMTDSALLRFDDAGLAGPSRVIAPVALDLLAGNGTTPDQRSRAERAETLNGWINKTADLDHADLSIGWDTKQLAGGVAFLGDVLNRPGITPEAVRALKKARGEQLAAQRSNNSALADRALFNAIYGTGHPYAPAPDVATDIQAVEAIDPASLREWYRGHVRPDRATLYIAGDTSMAVLKPLLEKALAGWTAQGAATPAPTIPPAHGSATPSLTVIDKPGAAQTFIMAGKVIPAATPGSPEATAAWTVNELYGGNSTARIGSNLRVDKGWTYGIGSGLYDTRGERRWILAGSVSREHSGESVAELIKEMRGLNGDRPPEQRELTRIATSVANQSAAKLEGNANLLQAMADAESDGLPHDDVVREPIRLQSLTLGQLRGATGALSDPDTVHWVLVGDWQRIRDQFTNLRLGTPVVIPTAR